In Mycobacterium sp. 050128, one genomic interval encodes:
- a CDS encoding carboxymuconolactone decarboxylase family protein, whose product MSTLSLVTDADATNDQAEALASVQQALGTIPNLTRAMVHSPALLRGYLGLAGALDRGTLPGSTRERLAIAIAQANGCSYCLSAHSYLGEKAAGLSADQIGSARKADADDPKTAAILAFAVAVNEHRGHIDDADLENARRAGLTDAEIAEVIGHVGLNVLTNYFNNVAHTEIDFPIVQP is encoded by the coding sequence ATGAGCACGCTGTCCCTTGTCACCGACGCCGACGCGACCAACGACCAGGCCGAGGCGTTGGCCTCCGTGCAGCAGGCATTGGGCACGATTCCCAACCTCACCCGCGCGATGGTGCACAGTCCGGCGCTGCTGCGCGGATATCTCGGTTTGGCCGGCGCTCTCGACCGCGGAACGCTGCCGGGCTCCACCCGCGAACGCCTCGCCATCGCCATCGCACAGGCCAATGGGTGCTCGTATTGCCTGTCCGCACACAGCTACCTGGGTGAAAAGGCGGCGGGACTCAGCGCCGATCAAATCGGGTCGGCGCGCAAAGCAGATGCGGACGACCCCAAAACCGCCGCGATCCTTGCATTCGCGGTGGCCGTCAACGAACACCGCGGCCACATCGATGACGCCGATCTGGAAAACGCGCGCCGCGCAGGTCTGACCGACGCCGAGATCGCCGAAGTCATTGGCCACGTGGGCCTTAACGTGCTGACGAACTACTTCAACAACGTCGCGCACACCGAAATCGACTTCCCAATCGTGCAGCCGTGA
- a CDS encoding RNA polymerase sigma factor has protein sequence MGEHIRTVVDDRWASEDEFVDALRAGDTEAFRLLVDTMHAPLVRMARIYLSASIAEDAVQDTWTSVVRTIGSFEGRSTVKTWVFRIMLNRIRTLARTQGRTVPFAVAGPEADPYPSVDPNRMVHAELGAHHWSDVPARWDLLPEQRLLSREVRTLISHALAKLPDAQREVVSMRDVEGWTSEEICDALGISAVNQRVLLHRGRAALRAALEEYLDD, from the coding sequence ATGGGCGAACACATCCGCACGGTCGTCGACGACCGGTGGGCTAGCGAGGACGAGTTCGTCGACGCGTTGCGGGCCGGGGACACCGAAGCATTCCGCCTACTGGTCGACACGATGCATGCACCCCTGGTCCGCATGGCGCGGATCTACCTGTCGGCGTCCATTGCAGAAGATGCCGTGCAAGACACGTGGACGTCGGTGGTTCGCACGATCGGGAGCTTCGAAGGTCGTTCGACGGTCAAGACGTGGGTGTTCCGCATCATGCTCAACCGAATACGGACGCTGGCCCGAACACAGGGGCGCACCGTGCCATTTGCCGTCGCAGGTCCGGAGGCGGATCCGTACCCGTCGGTAGATCCCAACCGGATGGTTCACGCCGAACTGGGTGCCCACCACTGGTCTGACGTGCCCGCAAGGTGGGACCTGTTGCCAGAGCAACGACTGCTTTCTCGCGAAGTGCGCACCTTGATCTCGCACGCCTTGGCCAAACTGCCAGACGCGCAACGCGAGGTGGTCTCGATGCGCGACGTCGAGGGCTGGACGAGCGAGGAAATCTGCGACGCGTTGGGGATCTCGGCGGTCAATCAACGCGTGCTGCTGCATCGTGGGCGCGCCGCCCTGCGGGCTGCGCTGGAGGAGTATCTCGATGACTGA
- a CDS encoding anti-sigma factor family protein: MTDEFITNELQLACSDVIELVTTYLDDALSNTDLRRFEQHRRGCEACRVFIDQIRRTVKITAAARDDAVQVRPANFDALVAELRRRGRS; encoded by the coding sequence ATGACTGACGAATTCATCACCAACGAACTGCAACTGGCGTGCAGCGACGTGATCGAGCTGGTCACGACGTATCTCGATGACGCACTGAGTAACACAGACCTGCGCCGGTTCGAACAACACCGACGCGGCTGCGAAGCCTGCCGAGTCTTCATCGACCAGATTCGCCGCACCGTCAAGATCACTGCCGCCGCGCGCGACGACGCGGTGCAGGTGCGCCCGGCGAACTTCGACGCTCTGGTCGCCGAGCTGCGACGGCGGGGCCGTAGCTAG
- a CDS encoding redoxin family protein has translation MTSSKFTTFSEKVAELAEQLAGVAPPEVLEVFAADQRELQAAGVPASVAVPGTRFPIAELIGADGTSVSSADVLAGAPTVVVFYRGAWCPYCNIALRVYEQDLVPALEARGVRLVAISPQSPDGSVSMQQANELSFAVLSDPGNRIAAALGIVIAPSDEAQAAQKQLGLDLAAVNADGTVALPMPTVAIVDAESVLRWIDVHPNYATRTEPEDILAAVDRVLGRAATSAATTPSLAPVAPRLEELADELGVKSVLVMRSDPDSMVVAATAGPGTAFYRVGAAGSKAGAAPDRVPLYCERVVDGGEAIFVRDSRLDDTFAGNEDETEFGLSNYLGMPVRDAGGHVVGTVCVLDDHARDYDGAARDHLDALRIEVEAIVAADPSALVTDDR, from the coding sequence ATGACAAGCTCTAAGTTCACCACTTTCAGCGAGAAGGTCGCAGAATTGGCGGAGCAGTTGGCCGGCGTGGCTCCGCCTGAGGTGCTCGAGGTCTTCGCCGCCGACCAGCGCGAGCTCCAGGCGGCCGGGGTGCCGGCGTCGGTGGCCGTGCCTGGGACGCGATTCCCGATCGCTGAGCTCATTGGGGCGGACGGGACGTCAGTCTCGTCGGCCGACGTGCTGGCCGGAGCACCCACGGTCGTGGTCTTCTATCGGGGGGCGTGGTGCCCGTATTGCAACATCGCGCTGCGCGTTTACGAACAGGATTTGGTGCCGGCGCTGGAGGCCCGCGGCGTTCGTCTGGTGGCCATCAGCCCGCAGAGCCCGGATGGTTCGGTGTCGATGCAGCAGGCCAATGAGCTGAGCTTCGCGGTGCTCTCCGATCCGGGCAACCGCATCGCCGCCGCGTTGGGCATCGTTATCGCGCCCAGCGACGAAGCGCAGGCCGCGCAGAAGCAGCTGGGGCTTGATCTTGCGGCGGTGAACGCCGACGGCACCGTTGCGCTGCCGATGCCCACGGTGGCGATCGTCGATGCCGAGTCGGTGTTGCGGTGGATCGACGTGCATCCTAATTACGCCACGCGCACCGAGCCTGAAGACATCTTGGCGGCGGTCGACCGTGTTCTTGGCCGCGCGGCCACGTCAGCGGCGACCACACCTTCTCTTGCCCCGGTGGCGCCCCGCCTGGAAGAACTGGCCGACGAACTCGGTGTCAAGTCCGTTCTGGTCATGCGCTCGGACCCCGATTCCATGGTCGTCGCGGCGACGGCGGGCCCGGGCACCGCCTTCTATCGGGTGGGCGCCGCAGGCTCCAAGGCCGGCGCCGCACCGGATCGGGTGCCGCTGTATTGCGAACGGGTGGTCGACGGCGGGGAGGCGATCTTCGTGCGTGACTCCCGCCTCGATGACACCTTCGCGGGCAACGAGGATGAGACCGAGTTCGGCTTGAGTAATTACCTCGGGATGCCGGTCCGAGACGCCGGCGGGCACGTGGTGGGGACGGTGTGTGTTCTTGATGACCACGCACGCGACTATGACGGGGCCGCCCGCGACCACCTCGACGCGCTGCGCATCGAGGTGGAGGCGATCGTGGCAGCCGACCCGTCGGCGCTTGTCACCGATGATCGGTAG
- a CDS encoding SDR family NAD(P)-dependent oxidoreductase codes for MTRTDRAILITGANSGIGKEIARQLALRGAFSTIFLACRNLTRAASARSDLERATNTALFEILHMDVADPGSVQSALDTITKPLHTVVLNAGGLGGPKPLALNDHGVTEVFAANVLGHVMLLEALIQREMLTAAAVLTGSEAARGVVQLRIPPPTFAHHSADEFAGVIDGSFYTGRRATAMLAYAHAKYLGALWISALARRHPDLRLLTVSPGNTAGTNAFEHTNPIVRTVMSRVVMPYIAPLFGLAHKLDVGARRLVDAIVDDSYRSGVFYASGAGKLTGPVVDQATILADFADTTIQDRADEAIHRFVAAAR; via the coding sequence ATGACACGGACGGATCGGGCCATTCTCATCACGGGCGCGAATTCCGGGATCGGCAAGGAGATCGCACGGCAACTGGCACTGCGCGGCGCATTTTCGACAATCTTCCTCGCGTGTCGCAACCTCACGCGAGCCGCGTCGGCACGATCCGACCTCGAGCGCGCCACGAACACCGCGCTGTTCGAAATCCTGCACATGGACGTCGCCGATCCCGGATCTGTGCAATCGGCCCTCGACACGATCACCAAACCGCTGCACACCGTCGTCTTGAACGCTGGCGGCCTCGGCGGGCCAAAACCATTGGCGCTCAACGACCATGGTGTCACCGAGGTCTTCGCCGCAAACGTGCTGGGGCACGTGATGCTGCTGGAGGCGCTGATCCAGCGTGAAATGTTAACCGCCGCCGCCGTGCTGACCGGCAGCGAGGCTGCCCGTGGTGTTGTTCAATTGCGCATCCCACCCCCAACCTTCGCCCACCATTCCGCCGACGAGTTCGCCGGCGTCATCGACGGATCCTTCTACACCGGCAGGCGCGCCACCGCGATGCTGGCTTACGCCCACGCGAAATATCTTGGTGCACTGTGGATATCGGCCCTGGCACGCCGCCATCCCGACCTTCGTCTGCTCACCGTGAGCCCGGGCAACACCGCAGGCACCAACGCGTTCGAGCACACCAACCCGATAGTGAGGACCGTCATGAGCCGCGTCGTGATGCCCTACATCGCACCGCTGTTCGGCCTTGCGCACAAGCTCGACGTCGGCGCGCGACGTCTGGTTGACGCAATCGTCGATGACTCGTACCGCAGCGGAGTGTTCTACGCCAGTGGCGCCGGGAAGCTCACCGGGCCCGTCGTCGACCAGGCGACGATCCTGGCAGACTTCGCCGACACCACGATCCAAGATCGCGCCGACGAAGCCATCCACCGATTTGTCGCCGCCGCTCGCTGA
- a CDS encoding haloalkane dehalogenase encodes MSVGLPEVFRTPEGRFAHLPGYDFTPHYVDVDGLRIHYLDEGPREGTPIVCFHGEPSWVYLYRKMIGPLVAAGHRVIAPDYAGFGRSDKPTDPNWYTFDRHVQIVSAVLDRLDVQQATAVVQDWGGPIGLRWAVEHSDRVAALAIFNTGLFTGRVSKGFLSWREFAEKNPDLPVGMVIQGATATDLADDVVAAYDAPFPTPESKAGAARFPLLVPITGDDVGANEMRAVIDQLSRWQKPALVAFSDQDPIFPFPRAGQVFCDLIPGAIDQVRIEGASHFLQEDRGELLAHEVLKVAP; translated from the coding sequence ATGAGCGTTGGCCTGCCTGAAGTTTTTCGGACCCCGGAGGGCCGATTCGCCCACCTGCCTGGCTATGACTTCACGCCGCACTATGTCGACGTTGACGGTCTGCGGATCCATTACCTCGACGAGGGCCCGCGCGAGGGCACGCCGATCGTGTGTTTTCACGGCGAGCCGAGTTGGGTTTACCTGTACCGCAAGATGATCGGCCCGCTGGTGGCCGCGGGCCACCGTGTCATTGCGCCGGACTACGCCGGCTTCGGGCGCTCGGACAAGCCGACTGACCCGAACTGGTACACCTTCGACCGGCACGTGCAGATCGTCAGCGCGGTGCTCGATCGCCTCGACGTGCAGCAGGCGACGGCCGTGGTGCAGGACTGGGGCGGCCCGATCGGCCTGCGCTGGGCCGTCGAGCACTCCGATCGCGTGGCTGCACTGGCGATCTTCAACACCGGGCTGTTCACGGGGCGGGTGTCCAAAGGGTTCCTGTCCTGGCGCGAGTTCGCCGAGAAGAACCCCGACCTCCCGGTCGGAATGGTGATCCAGGGTGCGACGGCCACCGACCTGGCCGACGACGTCGTCGCCGCCTACGACGCGCCCTTCCCCACGCCCGAGTCCAAAGCCGGGGCGGCCCGCTTCCCGCTGCTTGTCCCCATCACGGGCGACGACGTCGGGGCCAACGAGATGCGGGCGGTCATCGACCAGCTGTCGCGGTGGCAGAAGCCGGCCCTGGTGGCGTTCTCCGACCAGGACCCCATCTTCCCCTTCCCCCGAGCTGGTCAGGTGTTCTGTGACCTCATCCCCGGCGCCATCGATCAGGTGCGCATCGAAGGCGCATCGCACTTCCTGCAGGAGGATCGCGGCGAGCTCCTCGCCCACGAGGTGCTCAAGGTGGCGCCGTGA
- a CDS encoding anti-sigma factor family protein, whose protein sequence is MTSKAGRMRWWWRRRGVMRSRPLRCEEMVELVTAYLEDALDADDRARFETHLHGCEGCAAYLDQLHATVGTLGGIREEHLDPVYRARLLAAFAETAGSW, encoded by the coding sequence ATGACGTCTAAGGCTGGCCGGATGCGGTGGTGGTGGCGGCGGCGCGGGGTGATGCGGTCGCGCCCGCTGCGGTGCGAGGAGATGGTCGAGCTGGTCACGGCGTATCTGGAGGACGCGCTCGATGCCGACGATCGCGCGCGCTTTGAGACGCATCTGCACGGATGTGAGGGCTGCGCCGCTTATTTGGACCAGTTGCACGCCACGGTCGGCACTCTGGGCGGCATCCGTGAGGAGCACCTCGATCCGGTCTACCGCGCCCGGCTGCTGGCCGCCTTCGCCGAGACGGCGGGCTCATGGTAA
- a CDS encoding RNA polymerase sigma factor — protein MVTRIAGEQALVTGLRAGDQRAFAQLVDEHTPALLRVARAYVSDHPTAEDVVQETWIAVVKGIRGFEGRSSLKTWLFAVLTNIAKQRGVRDHRRNETLTDFGAATVDPARFHRPGEPGAGSWKQPPAPFPDSPEGSVLHRELLEVARRELDKLPEGQRAVVTLRDLLGFDAAEVCEVLDITAGNQRVLLHRGRAAIRQSLEDYLSAGQREF, from the coding sequence ATGGTAACCCGGATCGCCGGTGAGCAGGCGTTGGTCACGGGGCTTCGCGCGGGTGATCAGCGTGCCTTTGCTCAACTGGTCGACGAGCACACGCCCGCCCTGTTGCGTGTCGCACGCGCCTACGTCTCCGATCACCCGACAGCCGAGGACGTGGTGCAAGAGACTTGGATCGCCGTGGTGAAGGGCATTAGGGGTTTTGAGGGCCGATCCTCGCTCAAGACGTGGCTCTTTGCGGTGTTGACAAACATCGCCAAGCAGCGCGGGGTTCGCGATCATCGGCGCAACGAGACCCTCACCGACTTCGGTGCGGCCACCGTGGATCCAGCGCGCTTTCACCGTCCCGGCGAGCCCGGCGCCGGCTCGTGGAAACAGCCGCCGGCGCCGTTCCCGGACAGCCCGGAGGGCTCGGTTCTGCATCGCGAGTTGTTGGAGGTTGCCCGGCGTGAGCTGGACAAGTTACCCGAGGGACAACGCGCCGTGGTGACCCTGCGCGACCTTCTCGGGTTCGACGCCGCGGAGGTCTGCGAGGTGCTCGACATCACCGCGGGCAATCAACGGGTGCTGCTGCACCGCGGACGCGCAGCGATCCGTCAAAGTCTTGAGGATTACCTCAGCGCAGGCCAGCGAGAGTTCTGA
- a CDS encoding TetR/AcrR family transcriptional regulator, translating to MSALRPTGTARPLPATARGQRARAQIVDAAATLMYHNGVSTTSLDDVLTAAGAGKGQMYHYFDGKADLVAAVIERQLELVLAAQQPELDHTDSWQGIDAWMARIVREQSRRGGPFGCPLGTIAAELKNDDTFGPSLDAAFARWEAPLARGLKAMKDRGDLVHTAKPARLAAMVIAALQGGMLLARVRGNVTVLRDTLDGAVTELHRWAATSAPAKPGSARRKRQTR from the coding sequence ATGTCCGCATTGCGACCGACCGGCACGGCGCGCCCGCTCCCAGCGACCGCGCGCGGTCAGCGTGCGCGCGCACAGATCGTGGACGCCGCGGCCACGTTGATGTATCACAACGGCGTGAGCACCACCAGCCTCGACGACGTGCTGACCGCCGCGGGCGCCGGCAAGGGCCAGATGTATCACTATTTCGACGGCAAGGCCGACCTGGTGGCCGCGGTGATCGAGCGGCAACTGGAGTTGGTGCTCGCCGCGCAGCAACCCGAACTCGACCACACCGACTCCTGGCAGGGCATCGACGCGTGGATGGCCCGCATCGTGCGCGAGCAATCCCGAAGGGGCGGCCCGTTCGGGTGTCCGTTGGGAACGATCGCGGCCGAGTTGAAAAACGATGACACGTTTGGCCCCAGCCTGGATGCCGCGTTCGCTCGGTGGGAAGCCCCCCTGGCGCGCGGGCTGAAGGCGATGAAGGATCGCGGCGACCTGGTGCACACGGCGAAACCGGCGCGCCTGGCCGCCATGGTCATCGCCGCCCTGCAGGGCGGGATGTTGCTCGCCCGTGTGCGCGGAAACGTCACCGTGCTACGCGACACCCTCGACGGCGCGGTCACCGAACTTCACCGCTGGGCGGCTACTTCAGCACCCGCCAAACCCGGATCGGCCCGCCGCAAGCGCCAAACCCGTTGA
- a CDS encoding peroxiredoxin-like family protein, translated as MRKANVVGPGTVVAPRELVTVSGETVRIPDPDRLVHLQLRRFAGCPICNVHLQSMARRYDEIAAAGIREVVVFHSSDDELRRHGVELPFAVIGDPAKLLYDEFGVGSSRRAILDPRALAPVVAQRIRQLLKRGDPTPTPVYNNDPIGGTLGLPGDFLIGSDGKVVAAKRGIHAYDQWSVDELLAHVR; from the coding sequence ATGAGAAAAGCCAACGTCGTCGGCCCGGGCACTGTGGTGGCACCCCGGGAACTGGTCACCGTATCCGGAGAGACGGTGCGCATCCCGGATCCCGACCGCCTTGTCCATCTGCAGTTGCGTCGCTTCGCGGGCTGCCCGATCTGCAACGTGCACCTTCAGTCGATGGCGCGGCGTTACGACGAGATCGCCGCGGCCGGCATCCGTGAGGTGGTGGTGTTCCACTCCAGCGATGACGAACTGCGCCGCCACGGGGTCGAGCTGCCGTTCGCGGTCATCGGCGATCCGGCCAAGCTGCTCTACGACGAGTTCGGTGTGGGTTCCTCGCGGCGGGCCATCCTCGACCCCCGCGCCCTCGCCCCGGTCGTGGCCCAGCGGATTCGCCAACTCCTCAAGCGGGGCGACCCGACCCCGACACCGGTCTACAACAACGACCCGATCGGAGGCACCCTGGGGCTGCCGGGAGACTTCCTGATCGGCTCGGACGGCAAAGTGGTCGCCGCCAAACGCGGAATCCACGCCTACGACCAGTGGTCGGTCGACGAACTGCTGGCCCACGTGCGGTGA
- a CDS encoding YkgB family protein, whose protein sequence is MATNNVLTNPGIHARLEGLASFVARYGLVVVIAWIGALKFTAYEAEGIQPLVANSPLLSWLYNLFSVQTFSNLLGVFEILTAILLAAKPIAPKLSVLGSVLATLLFLTTISFLFSTPGVAEAAGGGFPALSSTGQFLLKDVVLLGVSLWTLADTLRG, encoded by the coding sequence GTGGCTACCAACAATGTCCTGACCAATCCGGGCATCCACGCGAGGCTCGAAGGCCTCGCGTCTTTCGTCGCCCGCTACGGCCTGGTCGTCGTGATCGCCTGGATCGGTGCGCTGAAGTTCACCGCCTACGAGGCCGAGGGCATCCAGCCACTGGTCGCCAACAGCCCACTGTTGAGCTGGCTCTACAACCTGTTCTCGGTGCAGACCTTCTCCAATCTGCTGGGGGTTTTCGAGATCCTCACCGCGATCCTGCTGGCCGCCAAACCCATCGCGCCCAAACTCTCGGTGCTCGGCAGCGTCCTGGCGACGCTGTTGTTCCTGACGACGATCAGCTTCCTGTTCAGCACCCCCGGCGTCGCCGAAGCGGCCGGCGGCGGATTCCCCGCATTGTCGTCGACCGGTCAGTTCCTGCTCAAGGACGTCGTCCTACTCGGGGTGTCGCTGTGGACCCTGGCCGACACCCTACGTGGGTGA
- a CDS encoding alpha/beta fold hydrolase translates to MSLAVEQLLAGYRASGREFTAAGVRSFALDAGAPDAEPVVCVHGVPASSYLYRKVVAAVAHRGLRGIAVDLPGLGYAERPADFDYTWTGLGRWLLAAVDALELERFHLVVHDIGGPIGFEVAAAQPDRIRSLTMLNTTVAVESFQRPWMMEPFAHTGVGEAWLASLQLPGVFLSLMRYTGVSRKVPAAEIAAYVPLLLGDDGGRAFLKIMRGFEPTADKQRRYVSAVRNTPYPVQIVWGARDHALTLRHDGIHAQLASGIDDPILLPAKHFLQEDYPEQIADAVCRLASAVDGQRR, encoded by the coding sequence ATGTCGCTTGCCGTCGAGCAATTATTGGCCGGGTACCGGGCATCGGGCAGAGAGTTCACCGCCGCCGGGGTGCGCTCCTTTGCCCTCGATGCCGGTGCGCCGGACGCCGAGCCGGTGGTGTGCGTGCACGGGGTTCCCGCGTCGAGCTATCTCTACCGCAAGGTCGTAGCGGCCGTGGCGCACCGGGGTCTGCGCGGTATTGCCGTCGACCTGCCCGGGCTGGGTTACGCCGAACGTCCGGCGGACTTCGACTACACCTGGACCGGCCTTGGCCGCTGGTTGCTCGCGGCCGTCGACGCGTTGGAGCTCGAACGTTTCCACCTGGTGGTGCACGACATCGGAGGGCCGATCGGGTTCGAAGTCGCCGCAGCACAGCCTGACCGGATCCGGTCGTTGACCATGCTCAACACCACTGTGGCCGTTGAGAGCTTTCAGCGCCCGTGGATGATGGAGCCGTTTGCACACACGGGCGTGGGCGAGGCGTGGCTGGCGTCGCTGCAGTTGCCCGGTGTGTTCCTGTCGTTGATGCGCTACACGGGTGTCAGCCGCAAGGTTCCGGCGGCCGAAATCGCCGCGTATGTCCCGCTGTTGCTCGGCGACGACGGCGGGCGGGCGTTCCTGAAGATCATGCGAGGCTTCGAGCCGACCGCCGACAAGCAACGGCGCTACGTGTCCGCCGTACGGAACACCCCGTATCCGGTGCAGATCGTCTGGGGCGCCCGAGACCACGCCCTGACATTGCGCCACGACGGCATTCACGCGCAACTGGCATCAGGCATCGACGACCCGATCCTGTTGCCCGCCAAACATTTCCTCCAAGAGGACTACCCAGAACAGATCGCCGACGCCGTCTGCCGTCTCGCTTCGGCCGTTGACGGACAGCGTCGGTAA